A stretch of the Argentina anserina chromosome 6, drPotAnse1.1, whole genome shotgun sequence genome encodes the following:
- the LOC126799271 gene encoding glutathione S-transferase F9-like — MVVKVYGPSYASPKRVLVCLVEKEIEFETIPIDLFKGEHKDPEFLKLQPFGSVPVIQDGDYTLYESRAIIRYYAEKYKSQGTDLLGKTIEERGLVEQWLEVEAQNYHPSIDNLVIHILFASALGFPSDPKIIQESEEKLGKVLDVYEERLSKSKYLAGEFFSLADLSHLPFTQYLVGAIEKDYMIKSRKYVSAWWDDISNRPSWKKVLEFGAPF, encoded by the exons ATGGTGGTGAAGGTGTATGGCCCCTCTTATGCCTCTCCTAAACGGGTGCTGGTGTGCCTTGTTGAGAAGGAGATTGAGTTTGAAACCATCCCCATTGATCTTTTTAAGGGAGAACATAAAGATCCTGAATTTCTCAAATTACAG CCCTTTGGATCAGTTCCTGTTATTCAAGATGGGGATTACACTTTATATG AATCTCGTGCAATCATAAGATACTATGCAGAAAAGTACAAGTCGCAAGGGACGGATTTGCTGGGAAAGACAATTGAGGAAAGAGGGCTGGTAGAGCAATGGCTAGAGGTTGAAGCACAAAACTACCACCCTTCAATTGACAACTTGGTCATTCATATTTTGTTTGCATCAGCCCTGGGTTTCCCTTCAGACCCAAAGATCATTCAAGAGAGTGAAGAAAAGCTAGGCAAGGTGTTGGATGTGTATGAGGAGAGGCTGTCGAAGAGCAAGTACTTGGCTGGTGAATTTTTCAGTCTTGCTGATCTCAGTCACCTTCCATTTACCCAGTACTTGGTGGGTGCTATAGAGAAAGATTATATGATAAAGAGCAGAAAGTATGTCTCTGCTTGGTGGGATGATATTAGCAACAGGCCATCATGGAAGAAGGTCCTGGAGTTTGGTGCCCCATTTTAA